From Streptomyces cyaneogriseus subsp. noncyanogenus, the proteins below share one genomic window:
- the mltG gene encoding endolytic transglycosylase MltG produces the protein MTEYGRGPGSEPWHPEDPLYGDGGWEGQQAQQGQQSPYGGQPQHYPEQPSQPQYGDWGDGGQSAYGQDQQYQQYGQQQGQHHEQPYGQSYDQQQYPADGQHQHQYPADGQQQPQQHQQYPADGQHPQQYGAEGERQDGGEWGTGGHPQAPYAVDPTDPYAAQAAAGYGAEQPDLYGTPDAYPPPEPPGRRGEPKPPQTDWDPGPDQGESAFFAGGGEEGTADGGRGRGDRRGRGGKDRKRRNGLACLVVVVVLGGAVGGVGYFGYQFYQNRFGEAPDYAGDGTDETVTVHVPKGAGGFEIGRLLKDAGVVKSVDAFVAAQQQNAGGKNIQAGAYLLKKRMSAQSAVAMMLDPKSQNNVMVTPGQRNIQVYKAIDAKLGLSSGTTRKVAEEKYESLGLPSWANDDSDIKDPLEGFLYPGTYPAAKGMKPEAVLREMVTQATAKYNAYDLDAKAEALNLDNPLELVTVASLVQAEGKTDDDFRKMAEVVYNRLKPTNTETNQLLQFDSTFNYLKNESNIHIGETEINSNKDPYNTYTNKGLPPGPIGNPGEDALKAALNPTSEGWIYFVATDGLSKTEFAKTYAEFEKLVDKFNANTDH, from the coding sequence ATGACTGAGTATGGCCGGGGCCCAGGCTCCGAACCGTGGCATCCGGAGGACCCGTTGTACGGGGACGGCGGATGGGAAGGACAGCAGGCCCAGCAGGGTCAGCAGTCCCCCTACGGGGGTCAGCCACAGCACTATCCGGAGCAGCCGTCCCAGCCTCAGTACGGTGACTGGGGCGACGGCGGGCAGTCCGCGTACGGCCAGGACCAGCAGTACCAGCAGTACGGCCAGCAGCAGGGGCAGCACCACGAGCAGCCGTACGGCCAGTCCTACGACCAGCAGCAGTACCCGGCCGACGGACAGCATCAGCACCAGTACCCGGCCGACGGACAGCAGCAGCCGCAGCAGCACCAGCAGTACCCGGCCGACGGGCAGCACCCGCAGCAGTACGGGGCCGAGGGAGAGCGGCAGGACGGCGGGGAGTGGGGCACCGGCGGACACCCGCAGGCGCCCTACGCCGTCGACCCGACGGATCCGTACGCCGCGCAGGCCGCGGCCGGCTACGGCGCCGAGCAGCCCGACCTCTACGGCACGCCGGACGCCTACCCGCCGCCGGAGCCGCCCGGCCGCCGCGGTGAGCCCAAGCCGCCGCAGACCGACTGGGACCCGGGTCCCGACCAGGGAGAGAGCGCCTTCTTCGCCGGTGGGGGCGAGGAGGGCACGGCCGACGGGGGCCGCGGCCGCGGTGACCGGCGCGGACGGGGCGGCAAGGACCGCAAGCGACGCAACGGCCTCGCCTGCCTGGTGGTCGTGGTGGTGCTCGGCGGTGCTGTCGGCGGCGTCGGATATTTCGGATACCAGTTCTATCAGAACCGCTTCGGTGAGGCGCCGGACTACGCCGGGGACGGCACGGACGAGACGGTGACCGTCCATGTGCCCAAGGGTGCGGGCGGCTTCGAGATCGGCCGGCTGCTGAAGGACGCCGGGGTCGTCAAGAGCGTCGACGCGTTCGTCGCCGCCCAGCAGCAGAACGCCGGGGGCAAGAACATCCAGGCGGGCGCCTATCTGCTGAAGAAGCGGATGTCCGCGCAGAGCGCCGTCGCGATGATGCTCGACCCCAAGAGCCAGAACAACGTCATGGTCACGCCGGGGCAGCGCAACATCCAGGTGTACAAGGCCATCGACGCGAAACTCGGCCTGTCCTCCGGCACCACCCGGAAGGTCGCCGAGGAGAAGTACGAGAGCCTCGGACTGCCGAGCTGGGCCAACGACGACAGCGACATCAAGGACCCGCTGGAGGGCTTCCTCTACCCGGGCACCTATCCCGCCGCCAAGGGCATGAAGCCCGAGGCGGTCCTGAGGGAGATGGTCACCCAGGCCACCGCCAAGTACAACGCGTACGATCTCGACGCGAAGGCCGAGGCGCTGAACCTGGACAACCCGCTGGAGCTCGTCACGGTCGCCAGCCTCGTCCAGGCCGAGGGCAAGACCGACGACGACTTCCGCAAGATGGCCGAGGTCGTCTACAACCGGCTCAAGCCGACGAACACCGAGACCAACCAACTGCTCCAGTTCGACTCGACGTTCAACTACCTGAAGAACGAGAGCAACATCCACATCGGCGAGACCGAGATCAACAGCAACAAGGACCCGTACAACACGTACACCAACAAGGGCCTGCCGCCCGGTCCCATCGGCAACCCCGGTGAGGACGCGCTGAAGGCGGCGCTGAACCCGACGTCCGAGGGCTGGATCTACTTCGTGGCGACCGACGGGTTGAGCAAGACGGAGTTCGCCAAGACGTACGCCGAATTCGAGAAGCTCGTGGACAAGTTCAATGCCAACACCGACCACTGA
- the ruvX gene encoding Holliday junction resolvase RuvX, with protein sequence MRRGRRLAIDVGDARIGVASCDPDGILATPVETVPGRDVPAAHRRLKQLVEEYEPIEVVVGLPRSLKGGEGPAAVKVRGFAGELARAIAPVGVRLVDERMTTVTASQGLRASGVRSKKGRSVIDQAAAVIILQQALESERVSGEAPGEGVEAVT encoded by the coding sequence ATGCGCCGCGGCCGACGCCTCGCCATCGACGTCGGGGACGCCCGTATCGGGGTCGCCTCGTGCGACCCCGACGGGATCCTCGCCACCCCGGTGGAGACCGTCCCCGGACGGGACGTCCCGGCGGCCCACCGCCGTCTGAAGCAGCTCGTCGAGGAGTACGAGCCGATCGAGGTCGTCGTCGGTCTCCCTCGCTCCCTCAAGGGGGGCGAGGGCCCGGCCGCGGTCAAGGTCCGCGGTTTCGCCGGGGAGCTGGCCCGTGCGATCGCGCCGGTCGGCGTCCGGCTGGTCGACGAGCGGATGACGACGGTGACCGCCAGCCAGGGGCTGCGCGCCTCGGGCGTGCGGTCGAAGAAGGGGCGCTCCGTGATCGACCAGGCGGCCGCCGTGATCATCCTGCAGCAGGCGCTCGAATCCGAACGGGTGTCAGGCGAAGCACCCGGTGAGGGCGTCGAAGCGGTCACCTGA
- the alaS gene encoding alanine--tRNA ligase encodes MESAEIRRRWLSFFEERGHTVVPSASLIADDPTLLLVNAGMVPFKPYFLGEVKPQFSRATSVQKCVRTPDIEEVGKTTRHGTFFQMCGNFSFGDYFKEGAIKLAWELLTSPQDKGGYGLDPERLWITVYQDDDEAEQIWRDVVGVPAERIQRLGKKDNFWSMGVPGPCGPCSEINYDRGPEFGVEGGPAVNDERYVEIWNLVFMQYERGEGTGKEDFPILGDLPAKNIDTGLGLERLAMILQGVQNMYEIDTSMAVIKKATELTGVAYGDAHGSDVSLRVVTDHIRTAVMLIGDGVTPGNEGRGYVLRRIMRRAIRNMRLLGATGPVVKDLIDVVIHMMGQQYPELITDRERIEKVALAEENAFLKTLKAGTNILDTAVADTKAAGGTVLPGDKAFLLHDTWGFPIDLTLEMAAEQGLSVDEDGFRRLMKEQRERAKADAQAKKTGHADLGAYREIADRAGATDFIGYTDTEGESTIVGILVDGVSSPAATEGDEVEIVLDRTPFYAEGGGQIGDTGRIKTDSGAVIEVRDCQKPVPGVYVHKGVVQVGEVTVGAKGHASIDARRRKAIARAHSATHLTHQALRDALGPTAAQAGSENQPGRFRFDFGSPSAVPQTVMLDVEQKINEVLARDLDVRADIMSIDEAKKQGAIAEFGEKYGERVRVVTIGDFSKELCGGTHVHNTAQLGLVKLLGESSIGSGVRRIEALVGVDAYSFLAREHTVVNQLTELLKGRPEELPEKVSAMLGKLKDAEKEIEKFRAEKVLQAAAGLAESAKDVRGVALVTGRVPDGTTADDLRKLVLDVRGRIQGGRAAVVALFTTVNGKPLTVIATNEAARERGLKAGDLVRTAAKTLGGGGGGKPDVAQGGGQNPAAIGEAVDAVERLVAETAK; translated from the coding sequence ATGGAGTCGGCTGAGATCCGCCGTCGCTGGCTGAGCTTCTTCGAGGAGCGCGGGCACACCGTCGTCCCTTCGGCGTCGCTCATCGCGGACGACCCGACTCTGCTCCTGGTCAACGCCGGCATGGTGCCCTTCAAGCCCTACTTCCTGGGTGAGGTCAAGCCGCAGTTCAGCCGCGCCACCAGCGTGCAGAAGTGCGTGCGCACGCCGGACATCGAAGAGGTCGGCAAGACCACCCGGCACGGCACGTTCTTCCAGATGTGCGGCAACTTCTCCTTCGGCGACTACTTCAAGGAAGGCGCCATCAAGCTCGCCTGGGAGCTGCTCACCAGCCCCCAGGACAAGGGCGGGTACGGCCTCGACCCCGAGCGTCTGTGGATCACCGTCTACCAGGACGACGACGAGGCCGAGCAGATCTGGCGCGACGTCGTCGGCGTCCCCGCCGAGCGCATCCAGCGCCTGGGCAAGAAGGACAACTTCTGGTCCATGGGCGTCCCCGGTCCCTGCGGCCCCTGCTCCGAGATCAACTACGACCGCGGCCCCGAGTTCGGCGTCGAGGGCGGCCCCGCCGTCAACGACGAGCGGTACGTGGAGATCTGGAACCTGGTCTTCATGCAGTACGAGCGCGGCGAGGGCACCGGCAAGGAGGACTTCCCGATCCTCGGTGACCTGCCCGCCAAGAACATCGACACCGGCCTCGGCCTCGAGCGGCTCGCCATGATTCTGCAGGGCGTGCAGAACATGTACGAGATCGACACCTCCATGGCCGTCATCAAGAAGGCCACCGAGCTGACCGGCGTGGCCTACGGCGACGCCCACGGCTCGGACGTCTCCCTGCGCGTGGTCACCGACCACATCCGCACCGCCGTGATGCTCATCGGCGACGGTGTGACCCCGGGCAACGAGGGCCGCGGCTACGTGCTGCGCCGCATCATGCGCCGCGCCATCCGCAACATGCGCCTGCTCGGCGCCACCGGCCCGGTCGTCAAGGACCTGATCGACGTCGTGATCCACATGATGGGGCAGCAGTACCCCGAGCTGATCACCGACCGCGAGCGCATCGAGAAGGTCGCCCTCGCCGAGGAGAACGCCTTCCTCAAGACGCTGAAGGCCGGCACCAACATCCTCGACACCGCCGTGGCCGACACCAAGGCCGCCGGCGGCACGGTCCTCCCCGGCGACAAGGCCTTCCTGCTCCACGACACCTGGGGCTTCCCGATCGACCTCACCCTGGAGATGGCCGCCGAGCAGGGGCTGTCCGTGGACGAGGACGGCTTCCGCCGCCTGATGAAGGAGCAGCGGGAGCGGGCCAAGGCCGACGCCCAGGCCAAGAAGACCGGCCACGCCGATCTCGGCGCCTACCGCGAGATCGCCGACCGCGCCGGTGCCACCGACTTCATCGGCTACACCGACACCGAGGGCGAGTCCACGATCGTCGGCATCCTCGTCGACGGTGTGTCCTCCCCGGCCGCCACCGAGGGCGACGAGGTCGAGATCGTCCTCGACCGCACCCCGTTCTACGCCGAGGGCGGCGGCCAGATCGGCGACACCGGCCGGATCAAGACCGACTCCGGTGCCGTCATCGAGGTCCGCGACTGCCAGAAGCCGGTCCCGGGCGTCTACGTCCACAAGGGCGTCGTCCAGGTCGGCGAGGTCACCGTCGGCGCCAAGGGCCATGCCTCGATCGACGCCCGCCGCCGCAAGGCCATCGCCCGCGCCCACTCGGCCACCCACCTCACCCATCAGGCCCTGCGCGACGCGCTCGGCCCGACGGCCGCCCAGGCCGGTTCGGAGAACCAGCCCGGCCGCTTCCGCTTCGACTTCGGCTCGCCGTCCGCCGTCCCGCAGACGGTGATGCTCGACGTCGAGCAGAAGATCAACGAGGTGCTCGCCCGCGACCTCGACGTGCGCGCCGACATCATGAGCATCGACGAGGCCAAGAAGCAGGGCGCCATCGCCGAGTTCGGCGAGAAGTACGGCGAGCGGGTCCGCGTCGTGACCATCGGCGACTTCTCCAAGGAGCTGTGCGGCGGCACGCACGTGCACAACACCGCCCAGCTCGGCCTGGTGAAGCTGCTCGGCGAGTCCTCCATCGGCTCCGGTGTGCGCCGTATCGAGGCCCTCGTCGGCGTGGACGCCTACAGCTTCCTCGCCCGTGAGCACACGGTCGTCAACCAGCTCACCGAGCTGCTCAAGGGCCGCCCGGAGGAGCTTCCGGAGAAGGTCTCCGCCATGCTCGGCAAGCTGAAGGACGCCGAGAAGGAGATCGAGAAGTTCCGGGCCGAGAAGGTCCTCCAGGCCGCCGCCGGTCTCGCCGAGTCCGCCAAGGACGTCCGCGGCGTCGCGCTGGTCACCGGCCGGGTCCCGGACGGCACCACCGCCGACGACCTGCGCAAGCTGGTCCTGGACGTGCGCGGGCGCATCCAGGGCGGGCGGGCCGCGGTCGTGGCCCTGTTCACCACGGTCAACGGCAAGCCGCTGACGGTCATCGCCACCAACGAGGCCGCCCGCGAGCGCGGCCTGAAGGCCGGCGACCTGGTCCGCACGGCCGCCAAGACCCTCGGCGGCGGCGGTGGCGGCAAGCCGGACGTCGCCCAGGGCGGCGGCCAGAACCCCGCCGCCATCGGTGAGGCCGTCGACGCCGTCGAGCGGCTCGTCGCCGAGACGGCGAAGTAG